The Streptomyces halobius genomic interval ACCCACTGATCTTCGGATTGCTGATGATCCCGTTCTTCCTCGCGCGACCGGCTCCGGAAATGCCGCCGGAGCCGGGGCCGGTGCCGGAGCCGAGGTAGAACGGGACGGGGGACGGGCCCCGTGGACGCAGCTGACGAACAAGGCGCGCAGACCGTCGTCAGCTGCGCAGCACCGGGGCTGCCGGGATATCGAGGTCGGTTCGGGCGTAGTGGTTGAAGTAGTTCGTGAACATGTTCACCGCGACGTGGGCGAACGCCTCGGTGAGCTGTACATCGCTCCAGCCCGCCTCCTGGGCGCGCTTCCAGGTGTCGTCGGATACCTCACCGACCTCTCCGGCGATCTCCCGTACGACACGCACCAGCGCGTCCAGCCGGTCGTCGAAGTCCGCGGCGCCGCGGCGGATGGCCACTGTCTGATCTTCGGTCAGGCCGGCGGCCTTGGCCGAGAGGGTGTGCGCCGCTTGGCAGTAACTGCACCTGTCGACCGCACCGACGGCCAGGGCGATCGCCTCACGGGTGCGGGCGTCGAAGGTGCCGTGCCGGGTGATCGCCGCGTTCATGGCCGCGTAGGTCTCCAGCACAACCGGCGAATGGGCCATCTCGCCGTGGATGTTCAGCACCTTCCCGAAACGCTTCGCCAGCTTCGACAGCGTTTCCCGGCCTGGCTCAGACGCGCTGTCGACGGTGTGGACGGGGATCCTGGACATGCCCCTCCTCGGTTGTATGTCTCTGCCTGGTGTGGTCTCTGGCTGCCGTCACGCCGTCGGCGCT includes:
- a CDS encoding carboxymuconolactone decarboxylase family protein, giving the protein MSRIPVHTVDSASEPGRETLSKLAKRFGKVLNIHGEMAHSPVVLETYAAMNAAITRHGTFDARTREAIALAVGAVDRCSYCQAAHTLSAKAAGLTEDQTVAIRRGAADFDDRLDALVRVVREIAGEVGEVSDDTWKRAQEAGWSDVQLTEAFAHVAVNMFTNYFNHYARTDLDIPAAPVLRS